The Sulfitobacter indolifex genome contains the following window.
GACAGCGGTCTGGGGTGGTGAACGTGTGGGGCTGCGGCTCTCGCCCTTCTCGCCCGCCAACGGGATCGAAGACGCCAATCCGCAAGAGACGTTCGAGTATGTCGTCAAAGGGCTGAACCGCTACAACCTGTCCTATCTGCACCTTGTCGAAGGCGCGACGGGCGGATCGCGAGAGTTGGACGAAGGTGAAAGCATTGCTGCCTTGCGCGCGCTGTTCAAAGGGCCCTACATGGCCAACAACGGCTATGACCGCGAAATGGCGATTGACGCCTTGGCTAATGACAAAGCCGATCTGATCGCCGTGGGCCGGCCTTTCATTGCCAACCCCGATCTGCCGCGCCGCTGGCAGATGAACGGGCCGCTTAACAAGGGCGATACCGATACCTACTACGGGGGCGGGCGCGAAGGCTTTACCGATTACCCGGCGCTTGAGCAGGCCAAAGCCTGACCGATCCGGGGGTGCCTGCGCGGCGCCCCCGTTAAAACAGCAAGGGGAATGGCTTAAAAACAGCCAATCCCGCGCTTGCCTCCACTTCGCCAAACCGCGATGATGGCGGCTTAAAAGCCCGCAAGGGATTGAAACAGGCGGATAGGATGCACACATATCCTGTCCAGAAAAGGGGATGTCAGAGGCCGCCTATAACAGGGGCCCGGATGTCTTGCTAAGATAAGGAATTGAGCATGTTAGAGCCACTGAACGCATCCTACCCGGTGCTTCCGCTGCGCGACATCGTCGTGTTTCCACACATGATCGTGCCGCTTTTCGTTGGCCGCGAAAAATCCGTCCGCGCCCTTGAAGAGGTGATGGCGGACGACAAACAGATTCTGCTTTCCAGCCAGATCGACCCCTCCGAGGATGATCCAGACACCGCCGGTATCTTCAAAGCGGGCGTGCTGGCCAATGTGCTGCAACTGCTGAAATTGCCCGATGGTACCGTCAAGGTGCTGGTCGAAGGTCAGGCGCGCGTGCGCATCACCGAATACCTCGACAACGACAACTTCTTTGAGGCCCGCGCCGAGTATCTGACCGAGATGCCGGGCGACGCCGCCACCACTCAAGCGCTGCTGCGCACGGTGGCGGATGAGTTTGAGCGTTACGCCAAGGTCAAGAAAAACGTCCCCGAAGAAGCGCTCGCCGCCGTGGGCGAAAGCGCCGAGCCTGCACGTCTGGCGGACCTCGTGGCTGGCCACCTCGGCATTGAGGTTGAGCAAAAGCAAGACCTGCTGGAAACGCTGAGCATTTCTGAGCGTCTGGAGAAGGTCTACGGCCTGATGCAGGGCGAAATGTCCGTGCTGCAGGTTGAGAAAAAGATCAAGACCCGCGTCAAATCCCAGATGGAGCGCACGCAGCGCGAATACTATCTGAATGAGCAGATGAAGGCCATTCAGCAGGAGTTGGGTGACGGCGAAGACGGCAAGAACGAAGTCGCTGAGCTGGAAGCCCGCGTGGCCGAGACCAAGCTGAGCAAAGAAGCCCGCGAAAAGGCCGATGCCGAGATCAAAAAGCTCAAGAACATGAGCCCGATGTCTGCCGAAGCCACTGTCGTGCGCAACTACCTCGATTGGATGCTGTCGATCCCATGGGGCGTGAAATCGCGCGTTAAGAAAGACCTCGGCAAGGCGCAAAAGGTGCTGGATGACGATCACTATGGCCTTGAGAAGGTCAAAGAGCGGATCGTCGAATACCTCGCCGTGCAGCAGCGCTCGACCAAGATGAAAGGCCCGATCATGTGCCTCGTCGGCCCTCCGGGCGTCGGCAAGACGTCTTTGGGCAAATCGGTCGCCAAGGCCACGGGGCGCGAGTTTATCCGCATTTCGCTGGGCGGCGTGCGTGACGAATCTGAGATCCGCGGCCACCGTCGGACCTATATCGGCTCTATGCCCGGCAAGATCATTCAGGCGCTGAAAAAGGCGAAAACCACGAACCCGCTTATCCTGCTTGACGAGATCGACAAGATGGGGCAGGACTTCCGTGGTGACCCCGCTTCGGCGATGCTGGAAGTGCTTGATCCCGAACAGAACGGCACCTTCGTGGACCACTATCTCGAAGTGGAATATGACCTGTCGAACGTGATGTTCCTGACCACCTCGAACAGCTACAACATGCCCGGGCCGCTTTTGGACCGGATGGAGATCATCCCGCTTTCGGGCTACACCGAAGACGAAAAGCGCGAGATCGCCAAGCAGCATTTGGTGCAAAAGCAGATCAAGAACCACGGCCTGAAAGAGAAGGAGTTCAAGATTGAGGACTCCGCTCTGACCGGCATGATCCGCTACTACACCCGCGAGGCTGGCGTGCGGAACCTTGAGCGTGAGATTGCCAAGGTGGCGCGCAAGTCGCTGACCAAGATCGTCAAGAAAGAGGCCGAGAATGTTACCGTCACTGGTGACAACCTCGAAGACTTCCTTGGTGTGCGCAAGCACCGCTACGGTCTGGCCGAGGAAAAAGACCAGATCGGTGTCGTGACCGGGCTGGCCTATACCTCCGTGGGCGGTGAATTGCTTCAGATCGAAGCGCTGCGCCTGCCGGGCAAAGGTCGGATGAAGACCACCGGCAAGCTGGGCGATGTGATGAAGGAAAGCATCGACGCGGCCAGCTCCTATGTCCGTTCGATCAGCCCACAGATTGGGGTGAAACCGCCGAAGTTCGACACGCTGGATATCCACGTGCACGTGCCCGACGGTGCCACGCCCAAAGACGGCCCCTCGGCCGGTCTGGCGATGGTGACCTCGATTGTGTCGGTGCTGACGCAGATCCCCGTGCGGCGCGACATTGCGATGACCGGCGAAGTCTCTCTGCGCGGCAATGCGATGCCCATCGGCGGGTTGAAAGAAAAGCTTCTCGCAGCCCTGCGCGGCGGCATCACCACGGTGCTGATCCCGCAGGAAAACGAGAAAGACCTGCCGGATATTCCGGACAACGTGAAAGAAGGGCTGACCATCATTCCGGTGAACCACGTATCCGAGGTGCTGGAGCATGCGCTGGTGAGCAAGCCAAAGGCGATTGAATGGGATGAAGCGGCCCAAGAGGCCGCCGAGGCCGCCGCGATAAAAGCCCGCGCTGGCGGCATGGATGCGACCACCACCCACTAAGGTTAGGTCCTTACTACAAATCAGAAACGCGCGCCTTCCGGGGCGCGCGTTTTCCGTTGAAGTGACGGGTGTGGTCGCGCCCATATTCTCGAGTGATTTTTGCGCAAACCCCTCTTGCATGCCTCGCCGCAATTGGCTACTTCGCCCCGCAAGGGTGATTAGCTCAGTGGTAGAGCGCTTCGTTCACATCGAAGATGTCAGGAGTTCAAATCTCTTATCACCCACCATTTCCTATACTCATCTGATTACATGTGGCCCGCGCGGCTGCAGCATGGGTCTGGCACTTGGCCCGCAAACTGCCCTATACCAAGCCCAAACCGGCGGAGTGAGCATGTCAGTACACCCTAAAGCCTGGCTTCCGTGCCATGGTCGAAATGGTTGGAACAGATCGCTCTGCCTGGAAGGTCAGCGCGACATGACCCGATGAGCAACTATCCGACCCTTTATATTTTGCGGCATGGAGAGACGGAGTGGAACCTCGCCAACCGGCTTCAGGGGCATTTCGATTCCCGCTTGACCGAAACGGGTCGCGCGCAGGCCGCAGCACAAAACGCGATCCTGCGGCGGTGCAATTTGTCGGGTTTTTCTGCTCTCAGCAGCCCACAAGGGCGGGCGCTCATCACAGCGCAGATCGCGCTTGATGGGCTTGGCATTGATCTGGCGACCGACGCGCAGCTTGCTGAGATCGGGATCGGAGCTTGGGCAGGCGAAAGTCGCGAGGCTTTACTCCGGCAAACCCCCGCCGCGCGTGATTCCTATGATCTTTATGAACACGCCCCCGAAGGCGAAGGATTCGCCGCCCTCTATCAGCGTTGTCGTGCCTTTCTCGACAGTTTGACCGGCCCCCATGTGCTGGTGACCCACGGCATCACCTCGCGCATGTTACGGCTTATTTTATTAGGCCGCGACCTTGCCGTGCTGCGTGATATGCAAGGCGGGCAGGGGGTTGTATTCCACCTTGAGGGCGGTCAGCAAAAAAGGCTGACATTATAGGGTTGAAGCCCGCCCCCACCTTGCGCTATGAGGGCCAAGTCGGGTCGTTAGCTCAGTTGGTAGAGCGCTTCGTTTACACCGAAGATGTCGGGAGTTCGAGCCTCTCACGACCCACCATTTCCCCTCCCGCTGCGTTTCATTTGATCGGCTGCCACAGGGGGTGTCCCGACCGACGCCCGCCCGCTTTGCGGTCAGTCTGGGTCGGGAGTTCGAGCCTCTCACGACCCACCATTTCCCCTCCCGCTGCGTTTCATTTGATCGGCTGCCACAGGGGGTGTCCCGACCGACGCCCGCCCGCTTTGCGGTCAGTCTGGGTCGGGAGTTCGAGCCTCTCACGACCCACCATTTTCCCTCTCGCTGCGTTCCATTTGATCGGCTGCCACAGGGGATGTCCCGACCGACGCCCGCCCGCTTTGCGGTCAGTCTGGGCCGGGAGTTCGAGCCTCTCACGATCCAATATGTCCTCTCGCTAAATGCGCTTGTCGCAAAGTCTCTGAGGGTATGCTCTATCTATCGCCGGAACGTGTCATTCGCGTTCTGTAGCTCGGCTATTGAGCCCTAGTCTGCTACGTATCTGATGGCTAGAACCATAAGTGATCCGCTGGCCATCTTTGCCGATGCGGGTGCCGTAGACGCTAAGGGAAGCAGCGGCGGTGAGCCTTTGTTCTTGCCGTATGGTTTGGCGTTGGAAGAAGGGCCCAACCCGCGCAATAAACGCCACAAACAGGCAATACGAAAATTTCGCATTTTCGCGCAAACCGCGCTTGACGGCAGAGCGCCCCCACCATAGAACACCCAAACGCTTCGGGGTGACCCGGAGAGTGCAGCGGGCGGTTGTAGCTCAGTTGGTTAGAGTACCGGCCTGTCACGCCGGGGGTCGCGGGTTCGAGCCCCGTCAACCGCGCCACCGCTGCCTGAAAAGGGGACCTCTTCGAGGTCCCTTTTTTCGTTTCTAACCCCTGGAAAATCTGCCGCAGAACTTCTTTTCACAAAGACGAATTTTCTCGCTCAAATACGCTTGACGCCCCCCGCCCCTTGGCCTATTCCGCCCACATCGCGCGGTTGTAGCTCAGCTGGTTAGAGTACCGGCCTGTCACGCCGGGGGTCGCGGGTTCGAGCCCCGTCAACCGCGCCACTTTATTCCTATCATCTATGATTAGATTTGCCCCTCCGGGCAGAGCGCCAGTTTGCGTAGCGTACCAATGCACACGCATGCACAGTCGCG
Protein-coding sequences here:
- a CDS encoding histidine phosphatase family protein, which translates into the protein MSNYPTLYILRHGETEWNLANRLQGHFDSRLTETGRAQAAAQNAILRRCNLSGFSALSSPQGRALITAQIALDGLGIDLATDAQLAEIGIGAWAGESREALLRQTPAARDSYDLYEHAPEGEGFAALYQRCRAFLDSLTGPHVLVTHGITSRMLRLILLGRDLAVLRDMQGGQGVVFHLEGGQQKRLTL
- the lon gene encoding endopeptidase La — translated: MLEPLNASYPVLPLRDIVVFPHMIVPLFVGREKSVRALEEVMADDKQILLSSQIDPSEDDPDTAGIFKAGVLANVLQLLKLPDGTVKVLVEGQARVRITEYLDNDNFFEARAEYLTEMPGDAATTQALLRTVADEFERYAKVKKNVPEEALAAVGESAEPARLADLVAGHLGIEVEQKQDLLETLSISERLEKVYGLMQGEMSVLQVEKKIKTRVKSQMERTQREYYLNEQMKAIQQELGDGEDGKNEVAELEARVAETKLSKEAREKADAEIKKLKNMSPMSAEATVVRNYLDWMLSIPWGVKSRVKKDLGKAQKVLDDDHYGLEKVKERIVEYLAVQQRSTKMKGPIMCLVGPPGVGKTSLGKSVAKATGREFIRISLGGVRDESEIRGHRRTYIGSMPGKIIQALKKAKTTNPLILLDEIDKMGQDFRGDPASAMLEVLDPEQNGTFVDHYLEVEYDLSNVMFLTTSNSYNMPGPLLDRMEIIPLSGYTEDEKREIAKQHLVQKQIKNHGLKEKEFKIEDSALTGMIRYYTREAGVRNLEREIAKVARKSLTKIVKKEAENVTVTGDNLEDFLGVRKHRYGLAEEKDQIGVVTGLAYTSVGGELLQIEALRLPGKGRMKTTGKLGDVMKESIDAASSYVRSISPQIGVKPPKFDTLDIHVHVPDGATPKDGPSAGLAMVTSIVSVLTQIPVRRDIAMTGEVSLRGNAMPIGGLKEKLLAALRGGITTVLIPQENEKDLPDIPDNVKEGLTIIPVNHVSEVLEHALVSKPKAIEWDEAAQEAAEAAAIKARAGGMDATTTH